Proteins co-encoded in one Nicotiana sylvestris chromosome 7, ASM39365v2, whole genome shotgun sequence genomic window:
- the LOC104217142 gene encoding epidermis-specific secreted glycoprotein EP1-like, with product MSPSLPTILLVSLFLFCQIFSSIAQVAVDKTFRYVNEGQFGPSNIEYGANYRGIFDIYTYPFLLCFYNTTPNAWTLAMRMGSVPANSIMRWVWEANRGNPVKENATFALGADGNLVLADADGRIAWQTHTANKGVTGYKILPNGNFVLHNSKGKFIWQSFDYPTDTLLVGQSLRLSGPNKLVSRASVKKNANGPYSLEVKPKIFGIYNRTKLAVELAWFDLRNSSLESVKLNSGNQRLKLDYRLAKSKTRSSHVMAFTKYNTTLSYLRLGIDGNLKAYTFTGDEQDDKYFWHETYKRI from the coding sequence ATGTCTCCTTCATTGCCTACTATACTTCTcgtctctctctttcttttctgcCAAATATTTTCTTCAATTGCCCAAGTCGCAGTTGACAAAACCTTCAGATACGTCAATGAAGGCCAATTTGGACCTTCTAATATCGAATACGGAGCAAATTACCGTGGTATTTTTGACATTTACACGTATCCATTCTTGTTGTGTTTTTACAACACTACCCCTAATGCCTGGACACTAGCTATGCGCATGGGCAGCGTCCCTGCTAATTCTATCATGCGCTGGGTATGGGAAGCTAATAGGGGTAATCCTGTCAAAGAAAACGCAACCTTCGCTTTAGGAGCAGATGGAAATCTTGTGTTGGCAGATGCTGATGGCCGAATTGCTTGGCAAACGCACACAGCCAATAAGGGTGTCACTGGTTACAAGATATTACCAAATGGCAACTTTGTCCTTCATAACTCAAAGGGAAAATtcatttggcagagtttcgattATCCCACCGACACGCTATTGGTGGGCCAATCGCTCCGCTTGTCAGGCCCGAATAAGCTCGTGAGCCGGGCCTCAGTGAAAAAGAACGCAAACGGGCCTTACAGCTTGGAAGTGAAACCGAAAATATTCGGTATCTATAACAGAACCAAACTTGCCGTGGAATTAGCTTGGTTTGATCTCAGAAATAGCAGCTTAGAATCAGTAAAATTGAACAGCGGAAATCAAAGGTTGAAGTTGGACTACAGATTGGCCAAATCAAAAACGAGAAGTTCTCATGTTATGGCCTTTACGAAATATAACACCACTTTGTCATACCTTCGGCTAGGAATAGATGGAAATCTCAAGGCCTACACTTTCACCGGCGACGAACAAGACGATAAATACTTTTGGCATGAAACTTATAAAAGGATTTAA